Genomic DNA from Ruminococcus sp. OA3:
TCTGGAGGACTGCATGGCTGTCATAGTTGATTCTATCCGGGAGGTACGAGACTATATGGATGAATCCGGCATGGACGTGCAGGATATGACAGATGATGAGCTGAGAGAGGCCAGTGAAGTATTTGAGCTGCCAG
This window encodes:
- a CDS encoding glyoxalase, whose amino-acid sequence is MQSYSEECLEVFLKKQSQLFDEPVAGTIAEAEAFLEDCMAVIVDSIREVRDYMDESGMDVQDMTDDELREASEVFELPDGKYLIVEG